From a single Coturnix japonica isolate 7356 chromosome 18, Coturnix japonica 2.1, whole genome shotgun sequence genomic region:
- the NOTUM gene encoding palmitoleoyl-protein carboxylesterase NOTUM, whose translation MGTAAVHLLLLLGLLHAGPGGEGRKGWRRRGPAARERGEAAAAAAESFPLDFTAVEGNMDSFMAQVKSLAQSLYPCSAQALPHDLRLHLLHNASVTCNDGSPAGYYLKESKGSRRWLLFLEGGWYCFNRENCDTRYDTMRRLMSSKEWPATRVGTGILSSQPEENPHWWNANMVFIPYCSSDVWSGASSKSEKNEYAFMGALIIQEVIKELVGKGLSTAKVLLLAGSSAGGTGVLLNVDRVAEQLEEMGYQGIQVRGLADSGWFLDNKQYRRTDCIDTITCAPTEAIRRGIRYWNGIVPERCKLQFKEGEEWNCFFGYKIYPTLRCPVFVVQWLFDEAQLTVDNVHLTGQPVQEGQWLYIQNLGRELRNTLKDVTASFAPACLSHEIITRNHWTDIQVKGTSLPRALHCWDRSLHESNKNGKTPLKGCPIHLIDSCPWPHCNPSCPTIRDQFTGQEMNVIQFLMHMGFDVQKMAQQQGLEPSKLLGMLSSGN comes from the exons ATGGGCACGGCGGCCGtgcacctcctgctgctgctggggctgctgcacgCCGGACCCGGCGGCGAGGGCAGGAAGGGCTGGAGGCGAAGGGGCCCGGCGGCCCGAGAGCGCGgagaggcggcggcggcggcggccgagAGCTTCCCGCTGGACTTCACCGCCGTGGAGGGCAACATGGACAGCTTCATGGCGCAGGTCAAGAGCCTGGCCCAGTCGCTGTACCCCTGCTCGGCACAGGCGCTGCCGCACGACCTGCGCCTGCACCTCCTGCACAACGCCTCGGTCACCTGCAACGACGGCAGCCCGGCCGG CTACTACCTCAAAGAGTCCAAGGGCAGCCGGCGGTGGCTGCTGTTCCTGGAAG GGGGCTGGTACTGCTTCAACAGGGAGAACTGCGACACGCGCTACGACACCATGCGGAGGCTGATGAGCTCCAAGGAGTGGCCCGCGACCAGAGTGG GAACAGGAATCCTGTCATCACAGCCGGAGGAAAACCCCCACTGGTGGAACGCCAACATGGT ATTCATCCCCTATTGCTCAAGTGATGTTTGGAGCGGCGCCTCTTCCAAGTCTGAGAAAA ATGAATATGCCTTCATGGGAGCGCTGATCATCCAGGAGGTCATCAAGGAGCTCGTGGGGAAAGGTCTTAGCACTGcaaaagtgctgctgctggcagggagcag tgctggaggaacaGGAGTGCTGCTGAACGTGGATCgtgtggcagagcagctggaggagatgGGGTACCAAGGGATCCAGGTTCGCGGCTTGGCAGACTCCGGGTGGTTCCTGGACAATAAGCAGTATCGCAGAACTGACTGTATCGATACCATAACGTGTGCTCCAACAGAAGCCATCAGAAGAGGAATAAG GTATTGGAATGGTATTGTTCCTGAACGCTGTAAGCTGCAGTTTAAAGAGGGAGAAGAATGGAATTGTTTTTTTGGGTATAAGATTTACCCCACTCTTCGAT GTCCGGTCTTTGTTGTCCAGTGGCTGTTTGATGAGGCCCAGCTCACTGTAGACAATGTacacctcactgggcagcctgttcaggaGGGGCAGTGGCTTTACATCCAGAATCTGGGTAGGGAGCTGAGAAACACCTTGAAGGACGTGAC tgcTAGCTTCGCTCCTGCCTGTTTGTCTCATGAGATCATTACACGCAA CCATTGGACAGACATCCAGGTGAAGGGGACGTCGTTACCCCGcgccctgcactgctgggatcGGAGCCTACATGAGAGCAACAAAAACGGGAAGACCCCTCTGAAAGGTTGCCCAATTCATCTGATTGACAGCTGTCCGTGGCCCCACTGCAACCCCTCGTGCCCCACTATCAGGGACCAGTTCACAGGGCAGGAGATGAACGTGATCCAGTTCCTCATGCACATGGGTTTTGATGTGCAGAAGATGGCACAGCAACAGGGCCTGGAGCCCAGTAAACTCCTGGGGATGCTCAGCAGTGGTAACTAG
- the MYADML2 gene encoding myeloid-associated differentiation marker-like protein 2, which produces MSAPGENVILSAIARESRQRKDRIRDSIQSWELIAAPRESSRWAEPALTSLQQHSVPETHTQRQHSTYGYRQRQAGIGAAVCRSGARAGKMMESTGGPYLNTAAVTSPVGIVRLLQMMFGCTTFSLVAHQGGFSAAYGTFCMFVWTFCFAVTVFITTCEFTHLHSCLSISWGNFTAAFAMLATLMSVTAAVIYPLYFVQLGCYPITCEVRDFRIAASVFAGLVFIVYGVEVFLTRAKPGQVTSYMATVSGLLKIVQAFVACIIFGALVNDSQYSKYVATQWCVAVYSFCFMVTVVVVAFSVTGKTAQLCFPFERSVVVYTFGAVLLYVSAAVIWPVFCFDSKYGSPQRPSACAKGRCPWDSQLVVAIFTYINLLLYVVDLAYSQRIRFVSHI; this is translated from the exons ATGTCAGCCCCCGGGGAGAACGTGATCCTTTCAGCCATCGCGAGGGAAAGCAGGCAGCGAAAGGACAGAATAAGGGACAGTATTCAGAGCTGGGAACTGATTGCAGCACCCCGAGAGAGCAGCCGGTGGGCAGAGCCAGCACTgacctccctgcagcagcactcgGTGCCAGAGACGCACACTCAGCGTCAGCACAGCACCTACGGATACCGGCAGAGACAGGCAGGGATtggagctgctgtctgcagatCCGGAGCCAG ggctggaaaGATGATGGAGAGCACAGGAGGGCCGTATCTGAACACCGCGGCTGTGACATCCCCGGTGGGAATAGTTCGTTTGCTGCAGATGATGTTTGGATGCACCACGTTCAGCCTGGTGGCCCATCAGGGGGGATTCAGCGCAGCCTACGGCACCTTCTGCATGTTTGTCTGGaccttctgctttgctgtcacAGTCTTTATCACTACCTGCGAGTTCACGCACCTGCACAGCTGTCTGAGCATCTCCTGGGGGAACTTCACAGCGGCGTTCGCCATGCTGGCCACGCTCATGTCGGTCACGGCAGCAGTGATCTACCCGCTGTACTTTGTGCAGCTCGGCTGCTACCCCATCACCTGCGAGGTGAGAGACTTCCGCATAGCGGCCAGTGTTTTCGCCGGCCTCGTGTTCATTGTGTACGGCGTGGAGGTGTTCTTGACCAGAGCCAAACCAGGACAGGTCACCAGCTACATGGCCACCGTCTCTGGGCTCCTGAAGATCGTACAGGCCTTTGTGGCTTGCATCATCTTTGGGGCGCTGGTGAATGACAGCCAGTATAGCAAATACGTGGCCACGCAGTGGTGTGTGGCCGTCTACAGCTTCTGCTTTATGGTCACGGTGGTGGTGGTCGCCTTCAGTGTCACAGGTAAGACCGCCCAGCTGTGCTTCCCCTTTGAGCGCTCTGTGGTTGTCTACACGTTCGGGGCTGTCCTGCTGTACGTGAGCGCGGCCGTCATCTGGCCGGTGTTCTGCTTTGACAGCAAGTACGGCTCCCCGCAGCGCCCCAGCGCCTGTGCCAAGGGCAGGTGTCCATGGGACAGCCAGCTGGTGGTGGCCATCTTCACCTACATCAACCTGCTGCTCTACGTGGTGGACCTGGCGTACTCCCAGCGCATCCGTTTCGTATCCCACATCTGA